A window of the Streptomyces sp. NBC_01351 genome harbors these coding sequences:
- a CDS encoding GntR family transcriptional regulator — MIEFRIDRRSGVATYLQLVQQVKHALRLGLLEVGDRLPTAKEVVAATAVNPNTVLKAYRELEREGLVEPRPGLGTFVQRSLAGPAAAKDSPLRRDLEAWTAVARAEGLSREDVEALVKAVIDAQY, encoded by the coding sequence GTGATCGAGTTCCGGATCGACCGCCGTTCCGGAGTGGCCACGTACCTGCAGCTGGTGCAGCAGGTCAAGCACGCGCTGCGACTCGGCCTCCTGGAGGTGGGAGACCGCCTCCCCACGGCCAAGGAAGTGGTCGCCGCCACAGCGGTGAATCCGAACACGGTGCTCAAGGCCTACCGGGAACTTGAGCGTGAGGGGCTCGTTGAGCCGCGGCCCGGCCTCGGCACCTTCGTCCAGCGCTCCCTGGCCGGCCCGGCCGCCGCCAAGGACTCGCCGCTGCGCCGGGACCTGGAGGCGTGGACGGCGGTCGCCCGGGCCGAGGGCCTGTCCCGCGAGGACGTCGAAGCGCTGGTCAAGGCCGTCATCGACGCGCAGTACTGA
- a CDS encoding ABC transporter ATP-binding protein yields the protein MPLRELADCAMFAVRLAWQADRRSLLQVLVAQLATALGLMAVLLLIRHAVGGAVTQGGPTTQAPQGEWLIAVIAGLVLLGTGAGILRAVAGARQRVLAVKVDRFALDIVLDAAGRAELPEFEDPAFHDRLQRAVFASRAQPAMVVTALAAGFQAVLTVVAVTAVFAVLVWWLLPFALLAVLPTLKAARDERGAGYDLHHTLSENRRARQYLERLLTGRDEAKEIRALGLAGTLRGRWTSRYGQEIAQVEAMHAVHVRRKIVARLAGDLTTGAVIGAMWWLVATGRIEPATALTALVGLWQLSLRTQMIGALLNGIGESVLYMKDLRGFAAEAGSEPGEPAFSSGEFVSVRAESVAFGYPGSSARALEDVSVEVRAGEVVALVGANGSGKTTLAKILAGLYRPDSGRLLYGDGDGDADAEPERLRAASAVVFQDFVRYKLTAADNITFGRPETSPDRARAVLAAERAGAHEFLARLVQGYDTVLSKEFTGGADLSLGQWQRLALARAFYRDSPLVILDEPTASLDPQAEADLFGRIRELFTDRTVVLISHRFANVRDADRIYVLDAGRVIEQGDHEVLMAQDGTYARLFRLQAEAYQEA from the coding sequence GTGCCCCTGAGGGAGCTGGCCGACTGTGCGATGTTCGCCGTACGGCTGGCCTGGCAAGCCGACCGGCGCAGCCTGCTCCAGGTACTCGTGGCCCAACTGGCCACCGCCCTGGGGCTGATGGCGGTTCTGCTGCTGATCCGCCATGCGGTCGGCGGCGCCGTCACCCAGGGCGGCCCGACGACCCAGGCCCCGCAGGGCGAGTGGCTGATCGCCGTGATCGCCGGCCTGGTGCTGCTGGGTACGGGAGCGGGCATCCTGCGCGCGGTCGCCGGAGCCCGCCAGCGAGTGCTCGCCGTCAAGGTGGACCGGTTCGCGCTCGACATCGTCCTGGACGCCGCCGGACGTGCGGAGCTTCCCGAGTTCGAGGACCCGGCTTTCCACGACCGGCTTCAGCGGGCGGTCTTCGCCTCGCGCGCCCAGCCCGCGATGGTCGTGACGGCTCTGGCCGCGGGCTTCCAGGCCGTTCTGACCGTGGTCGCGGTCACGGCCGTGTTCGCCGTACTGGTCTGGTGGCTCCTGCCCTTCGCCCTCCTCGCGGTCCTGCCCACGCTCAAGGCCGCCCGCGACGAGCGGGGGGCCGGCTACGACCTGCACCACACGCTGTCCGAGAACCGCCGGGCCCGGCAGTACCTCGAACGGCTGCTCACCGGCCGCGACGAGGCGAAGGAGATCCGCGCCCTGGGGCTCGCCGGAACGCTGCGCGGGCGCTGGACGAGCCGCTACGGTCAGGAGATCGCCCAGGTCGAGGCCATGCACGCGGTCCACGTCCGACGCAAGATCGTGGCACGCCTGGCAGGCGACCTGACCACGGGCGCGGTGATCGGGGCCATGTGGTGGCTGGTGGCGACCGGCCGGATCGAGCCGGCGACCGCGCTGACCGCGCTCGTGGGCCTGTGGCAGCTGTCGCTGCGTACGCAGATGATCGGCGCCCTGCTCAACGGCATCGGCGAGTCGGTCCTGTACATGAAGGATCTACGAGGCTTCGCGGCGGAAGCCGGATCCGAACCCGGCGAACCGGCCTTCTCATCAGGGGAGTTCGTGTCGGTGCGCGCGGAGTCCGTGGCCTTCGGCTACCCGGGATCCTCGGCCCGGGCCCTGGAGGACGTCAGCGTCGAGGTACGGGCCGGGGAGGTCGTGGCCCTGGTCGGCGCCAACGGCTCGGGCAAGACCACCCTTGCGAAGATCCTGGCCGGCCTCTACCGGCCGGACTCCGGGCGCCTCCTGTACGGGGACGGTGACGGGGACGCGGACGCCGAGCCGGAGCGACTGCGCGCGGCGAGCGCCGTCGTGTTCCAGGACTTCGTGCGGTACAAGCTGACGGCCGCCGACAACATCACGTTCGGCCGCCCCGAGACATCGCCGGACAGGGCCCGGGCGGTGCTGGCCGCCGAGCGAGCCGGGGCCCACGAGTTCCTGGCCCGGCTGGTCCAGGGCTACGACACCGTACTGAGCAAGGAATTCACCGGCGGCGCCGATCTCTCGCTCGGTCAGTGGCAGCGCCTCGCCCTGGCCAGGGCCTTCTACCGGGACTCGCCGCTCGTCATCCTCGACGAACCCACCGCCTCCTTGGACCCGCAGGCCGAGGCCGACCTCTTCGGCCGGATCCGCGAACTGTTCACGGACCGCACGGTGGTGCTCATCTCGCACCGCTTCGCCAATGTGCGCGACGCCGACCGGATCTACGTCCTGGACGCGGGCCGGGTCATCGAGCAAGGCGACCACGAGGTGCTCATGGCTCAGGACGGCACCTACGCCCGGCTGTTCCGCCTTCAGGCCGAGGCGTACCAAGAGGCGTAG